A window of the Planococcus citri chromosome 4, ihPlaCitr1.1, whole genome shotgun sequence genome harbors these coding sequences:
- the LOC135845014 gene encoding leukocyte elastase inhibitor-like encodes MHLSLRIASIIALLFSSCSAMVRFQVKNNPQNFKQVIDESIFNFGLNLNKLLVQHADQGENVIFSPIGIYASLALTHLGSNGETRKEIGNVMGLPSDSEITYKLHENLGDMFKNLQIGVNANVSFANGIFLQNGLQLKTSFQNQLKSYYNNQYVNVDFNSQDVIEKINSWFSVHTHDKIQHFFEEGIPHDTRLLLANALCFCSDWDQVFPTETTQQETFETGTGDHESINMMHKTDTVPYYYNQEYHFESVAIPYKQSEYLMYVILPQEGQTLKNLSDIFTYQQIQQIINESTSTVVDIKVPQIKIKTSDKIKQILQQLGLNQLFETPDLSNMIDQSNLKLSQVSYSLEIQVDEQGTDVCAGTAQQYKVHDQQVQFVDAQKQFYLQKPFMFFVYHPATKCVLFYGNVYQLSQ; translated from the exons ATGCATCTCTCTTTACGAATCGCGAGCATAATAGCTCTCCTATTCTCATCATGTTCGGCAATGGTTCGTTTCCAAGTGAAAAATAATCCTCAGAATTTCAAACAA GTAATCGACGAAAGCATCTTTAATTTCGGCCTAAACTTGAATAAATTGCTCGTCCAACACGCTGATCAAGGAGAAAACGTGATATTTTCGCCAATTGGCATCTACGCTTCGTTAGCATTGACTCATCTGGGATCGAATGGTGAAACGAGGAAAGAAATAGGCAACGTTATGGGCTTACCGAGTGACTCGGAGAT AACTTATAAATTGCACGAAAATCTGGGCgatatgtttaaaaatttacaaatcggtGTCAACGCTAATGTGAGCTTCGCCAACGGAATATTTCTACAAAATGGACTCCAATTGAAGACCAGCTTCCAAAACCAACTGAAATCTTATTACAATAATCAATACGTAAATGTGGATTTCAACTCTCAAGAcgttatcgaaaaaataaacag CTGGTTCTCAGTCCACACTCACGATAAAATCCAACATTTCTTCGAAGAAGGAATACCTCACGATACCAGACTTCTGTTGGCCAATGCTCTATGCTTCTGTAGCGATTGGGATCAAGTTTTCCCCACTGAAACAACTCAACA GGAAACTTTCGAAACAGGAACCGGCGACCACGAATCGATCAACATGATGCACAAGACAGACACAGTGCCTTACTACTACAACCAAGAATACCACTTCGAATCCGTAGCAATCCCTTACAAACAAAGCGAATACCTCATGTACGTCATCCTCCCCCAAGAAGGCCAAACATTGAAAAACCTCAGCGATATTTTCACCTATCAACAAATCCAACAAATCATCAACGAATCTACCTCGACCGTTGTCGACATCAAAGTGCCTCAAATCAAGATCAAAACCAGcgataaaatcaaacaaattttacaacaaCTCGGCCTCAATCAATTATTCGAAACTCCCGACCTGAGCAACATGATCGATCAATCGAACCTGAAACTCAGCCAAGTGAGTTACTCGCTCGAAATCCAGGTTGACGAACAAGGTACAGATGTTTGCGCCGGAACCGCTCAACAGTACAAAGTACACGATCAACAGGTACAATTTGTCGACGCTCAGAAGCAATTCTACTTGCAAAAGCCTTTCATGTTCTTCGTTTATCATCCGGCTACCAAATGCGTTCTATTTTACGGCAATGTTTATCAACTTTCTCAGTAA